Below is a genomic region from Gracilimonas sp..
CAACATCATGTCCCTTTTCTTCAGCTGCTTCAACCAACCGAGAAGTAGAATAAAGTGATTTGTTTCTGGAAAGAATTCCTAATTTCATTATTTAAGACTCCTTGGTCTTTATATTCTTTGAAAGATTTTTGTTTGTCACATCAACAATAAAAGGACCTTTTCTAAGAAATTTTCTCCCTATCAATAAGGGATATTTCATAGCAGAACGATCTGTAAGAGAGAATTCGATGGTATAAAGAGAGTTAAAAAACTCAATTTTGGTTTGAATAAAGAAGCGCAGTTCAGTTTCTCCGTTCGAGCTCTTTACTTCACGCTGATCATGAAGAGGCATTTCAAGCATTTGCTCATTATAAGCATCGTGATCAGGATCGAGCATATAAAATCTAATCCAGGACTTACCGTCTTTTGTAAATGGCTCTATATGATGGCAATGAAGACTTGAAGTGAAAGCACCGGTGTCAATCTTTGCTTCCAAATCGGTAAAATTCCACTCTGGTAAATTTACCAGTTCAATACGACCAATAATTTTTTGGTTTGATGTGTTCATAGGATTCCCAAAAATACAGGTTTTATACTGCTTATCACATTTCCTTCTTAAAATTGTTTAGCTCTTCTTTTGATTTCCTATCTTAGGTGAAAAGTCAAAAGAAAATCATTGGTATGCATTACTTAAAAGTTGGTATCCTTTTATCTGCCATCACATTTGTTTCCTGTAGCTCTACTCAGAATATTAATATTCAAAATGATGCTACACTACAGTCCACTCTCTGGGTTCAAAACTCAGCCGAATATGATGCCCTCGCCTTACAAACATATGCCACGGCGGTAAGAACACTCCCCCTTCCATTGGAAGATTCATTCTGGACAGCGTCTCTGAATCAGGAACAGGATGATAATTTCATGTCCCTGCCTCCTGCTATTATTCTGGATGTGGATGAGACTGTTCTAGATAATTCTCCCTTCCAGGCCCGTATGATTAAACAAGGGAAAGATTTTAATATAGAGGATTGGAATGCTTGGTGTAAGCAAGCAAAAGCAAGTGCGATTCCGGGAGCTGTTGAGTTTACAAACTTTGCTGCAGAGCGTGGTGTCACTATTTTTTATATCACTAACCGCGGATATGAAGTCG
It encodes:
- a CDS encoding RimK/LysX family protein, translated to MNTSNQKIIGRIELVNLPEWNFTDLEAKIDTGAFTSSLHCHHIEPFTKDGKSWIRFYMLDPDHDAYNEQMLEMPLHDQREVKSSNGETELRFFIQTKIEFFNSLYTIEFSLTDRSAMKYPLLIGRKFLRKGPFIVDVTNKNLSKNIKTKES
- a CDS encoding 5'-nucleotidase, lipoprotein e(P4) family; its protein translation is MHYLKVGILLSAITFVSCSSTQNINIQNDATLQSTLWVQNSAEYDALALQTYATAVRTLPLPLEDSFWTASLNQEQDDNFMSLPPAIILDVDETVLDNSPFQARMIKQGKDFNIEDWNAWCKQAKASAIPGAVEFTNFAAERGVTIFYITNRGYEVEEATRKNLIEEGFPVSNSIDNIMTNGEEPGWNSSKTERRKQVEENYRVVMIIGDDLNDFLPAKDISQKKRADLTEKYSEYFGRRWFILPNPVYGSWEQAIFDFEEGLSESERNTILRKKLDSKN